CGGCAACATGGCGGGAGCGATGATAAAGGGATTAACCAACAAGTTCTCTGAGATTTATAAGCATGTTTATGTTACAGATAAAAACCTAAAAAAAGCTGAAGACATGTGCAAAGAACTTCATATTAACTTATGTGAAAACAATATAGAGATTATAAAAAAGGCTAAAATCTTGATTATAGCAGTAAAGCCTAATGTATATGGAGATGTACTGCAGGAAATAAAAGATGTTATTACCAAGGAACATATTATTGTTTCTATTGCTGCTGGTATATCTATAAAATATATAGAAGGATTCTTTTCACAACCTATAAAAATTATTAGAACAATGCCAAATACCCCTGCTTTTGTAGGAGAGGGTATGACAGCGATAACACCGAATAAAGAAGTGACTGATGAAGAATTAGACACTGTTTTGTCTATATTTGAAAGCATAGGCAAGACAGACGTCATAGATGAAAAGTTAATGGACACGGTGACAGCCATTAGTGGTAGTAGTCCTGCCTATGTCTATTTGTTTATAGAAGCTTTGGCTGATGGGGGGGTGCTTCAAGGTTTATCACGGGAAAAGGCCTATACCTATGCTGCTCAAGCTGTATTGGGGGCTGCCAAGATGGTGCTGGAAACAGGTAAGCATCCAGGAGAACTAAAGGACAATGTCTGTTCTCCTGGAGGAACCACGATAGAGGCGGTATACACACTAGAAAAAAATCATTTTAGAGGAACGATTATAGAGGCTATGGAGGCTTGTACAGAAAAAGCACGGAAAATGGCAAATAATAAATAAAAAAAAGCGCTATAGGCGCTTTTTTTATAGACGATATTCAGTTAGTTCTTCGCAATAATTACATTTATATTGAATTTTGCCATTAGGTACTAAAGTAAACTCTGGCTCAGCATAATCGTCTATACAAGTAATACATCGTGGATTTTTACATTTAAATAAACCTGAAACTTTTTTTGGTATTTCAATCGCCTTTTTCTCTATTGTTCTATCATTTTCAATAATATTAATGGTAATATTAGGGTCGATTAAGCCCAATATGGTTAGATCAATGTCAATATAATCTTGTATTTTGATAATGTCTTTTTTACCCAGCTTCTTGCTGGGCACCTTCATCAACAAAACCACTGGTGTATCGATTTTATCTAAACTAAGTTTTTCAAAGATTTTTAAACCCTTACCAGAGCTGATATGATCAATCACAATACCTTTTTGAATACTGGTTACCTTTAACATGATTCAACCACCCCCAAAAGTAGTGCCATTAAGGCCATTCTTGCATATACCCCTAATTTTGCTTGTTCAAAATATTTACCTCTAGGGTCAATATCAACATCATAACTGATTTCGTTTACTCGTGGCAATGGGTGAAGCACCAAAAGGTCTTCTTTTGCATGTTCTAATTTATCTTTATTTAAAATATAACTATCCTTTAACTTGATATAATCTTCTTCATTAAAGAATCTTTCTCTTTGAATCCTTGTCATGTAAAGAATGTCTATTTCATGCATATGGGTTTCAAGACAGTGGGTTTCTATAATTTCAACATCATGGTTTTGCAAAATATCATTTTTAAGATGATAGGGAATTTTTAACTCAGGAGGAGAAATCAATACAAAGCTTATATTAGGATATCTACTCAAGGTCTTTAAAAGAGAATGAACAGTACGACCAAATAATAGGTCACCACAAAAAGCTACTTTTAGATTTTTGATTTCGCCCTTGTAGTGTTGAATGGTAATAAGATCTGTTAAAGTTTGGGTAGGATGCTGATGTCCGCCATCACCGCCATTGATCATGGGTACAGTAGCATATTGAGAAGCTAATTTAGGCGCACCTTCTCTTGGATGGCGCATTACTAAAATATCTGCATAATCATCTAGGACGCGGATGGTATCTGCGATACTTTCACCTTTTTGTACAGAACTGGTGGCTGCATCAGAAAAACCTAAAACATTACCACCCATTCTCAGCATAGCAGATTCAAAGCTTAAACGGGTGCGGGTACTAGCCTCATAAAATAAAGTACCTAATATTTTTCCTTTGCATATTTCTGCGTATTGCGCTGGATGATGATAAATATTTAATCCTAGATCAATAATTCGTTGAATTTCTTCTAGTGTTAAATCATTAGGGTCAATCAAGTGTCTACCTTGCAAACTCATTTTTATGCCTCCCTGTTTTAAATTTGGGAGTTTTCCACTCCCTTTTTAGTCTCCCCGGACTAAATTAAAGGTATAACATAAATAAAACCCTTGCAGTCAGACTGAAGGGCATACCAAACAAAGCAACCATTTGAAAAACCTGGCAACTTCCCTTTTCAGTCTCACAGGACAGAGTTAAAGGTCTTATTTATTTTCTTAAATATATCATTAAGAAAATTAAAAGTCAATAGATATAGATTCAACATAATAGAAGGAAATAGGTAAATTATGTAGAATACTTCTTCAAGGAAATAATTTATAAGAGGTGTCGATAGATGTACGGATTATCTTTAGAAGAGCTTTACAATTTTTTAGTAGAAGAGGCAGATATGCCTCCTTTTATGGAATATAACGAAAATATTAACTTAGTTCCTGCGTCAAATGTCGAATATAGAGACAAAATTCGTGGTGCCTTAGTGAGTTTGGCCATAGGCGATGTGTATGGCAGTTATTTAGAGGGCCAGCTTTCAAGGGAAGTAGAATATATTAACAATTTTTTAAAGGGCGATCGCTATGCTGTTTCACTAAATATTACGGATGATACAGAGATGACCATTATGTTAGCAGAATCCCTTATTATCCATCAAGGTTTTTACCCAGAAGATATGGCCAACAGATTTGTAAGACAATCCATTACCCAGATGGGTAATACCATTAAAGAGTTTATTTATAATTATCGTGATAGAAAAACCCCCTGGTACAAAAGCGGTGTAGAGTCCGCTGGAAACGGTGCTGTTATGCGCTGCGCTCCTATAGCTTTGATTAACTATGGGGATTTTATCTCTTTGAAAATAATGGCAGGTATTCAATCCGCTATCACCCACATGGACCAAATGGCCATTGCCTCTAGTATTGCCCATGGTACGGCGATTGCTTACTTAATGAACTTACCTCCCTTCAGCTTAAAGGAAAAGGAAGACTTATGTAAGTTTATAGCTACATGCGGGAAAAGTATTAAAGGTATAGAAACAAATGTTTATCGTACTAGGGAGAATAATCAAATTGCTAATTTATATACAAGACTGAATATAGAATTAATGGAGGCGGTTCAAAAAGATTTAGACGTGGATGAGACAAGAGAGCGATGGGGGAGTGGTGCTTATGTGCTGGAATCTCTGCCCTATGGGTTATTGGTCTTTTTAAATAGCCCCAATGACTATGAAAAAATATTGAAACAATGCCTAATGGCAAGAGATACAGATACAGTAGCCAGTTTAGCGCTGACACTAGCAGGTGCTTATTTAGGTTTTAATCATATCCCTAAAGGCTATATTAATAAATTGAAAAACCTTGAAGAAATATTGGCCTTAGCGGATCGCCTATTTGAGTTATCTTTAAAAAACAGAAGCAATAATCCCTATAGGCGAATGAGAGAAAATATTAGTGAATCAAAATCTCAGGATGAAATCGATAAATTGATGTGGAAGGGTATTAAATACAACAAGCAAGAACATTATCAACAATCTGTAAAATACTTTGAAGACTTAATTGTACAGCACCCAGAGGCAAAGAAAAATGAGAGAATAAAGCTTCACATTATTGAAGCTTATGAAGGCTTAGGCACAAAACTTTTAAAAGAAGAGGCCTATGAAGAAGCTTTGAAATATTTTAAAAAAGCATTGGCCTATGACTTAAATCATCCTATCATTTTGTGTGATTTAGCTATTACCTATTTAAACCTAGATGATTTAAATAAGGCAGAAAAATATGCACGACGTTCTGTGGAGATAGCACCAGAGTATGAGATAGGCAGGGAAGTACTTGAGGCAATTACCAGCATTAAAAGAAAGAGTTAAACAACACAATAAAGATAATTAAAAGGTAGAGGAGAACCTATGAAGATTGATTTTATTGTATGTGAAGATAATCCAAAAACCAGAAAAACCATCTGCGATTGGCTAGAAACTTATATTGACCATAAAGACATTAAATTATTAGTGGCTACATCTCAGCCGGAGGAGGTTCTGTCCTTTGTTACAGAAGATGAAGCCACTAAAATTTGTCTTTTAGATATCAATTTAAATGAAAAAATCAATGGTGTAGCATTGGCTGAGAAGATAAGAAATATCAATATAAATACAAAGATTATATTTATCACTGCTTATGCGGAGTGGGCTGTGGAAAGCCTCAACAGAAATATAGAACCTTTTGCTTATCTGACAAAACCCTTAGACAGACAAACCTTTGACTGGCATATGAAGAGACTGCTGAAGAAAATTAAAGAGCTTCAGGATTTGCAGCTGCATCCCAATGTAGGCTTGATAAAGCTAGAAGCCTATGGTAGAACCCACTACAAGAAGGCAGAGGTGATTACCCACATAGAGACCCATCATAAGGAGGGCTATCTTACAGTACATACAATCCAGGGAGAAAAAATAATCCATAGAAGTAGATTAAATGATATGCTGCAGCTGCTTAATAAAATACAGCCCAGTATTTTTGTGCAATGCTATAAGTCTACACTGGTAAATCCTTATTATATCGAGAGTACCGATAAGAAGCAAGGGGAAATTGTACTGAAAAATGGCATACGGCTATTTATGTCCAGAAGCAGAGAAGTACAAGAGGAAATAGATAAAAGGGTGATGGGGGAAAATTCATGATGACGATAGATAACCTTTGCAGTGTTATAGTGATCGCCATGGAAGTTTTAATCTATATGAATTTTTTAAGATTGTTTTTAAAAATAGCTAAGAAACAATACTTAAAACTCTATTTTTTTCTTTTTGTTTCTAGTGTTATCATAGTAACCACCCACAGCAAAATCCAATATTCCCATAACTTAAAAACAGCGATAGTGCTTACAATTCATGGGTTGATGATCATGGCTGTATTAAAGACCACTGTGTTTAAAACAGTTTTTCTGTCATTGATCTATGCAGTTGTGACGTTCTTGGGAAGTGTTTTTGCTATTTTTATTATGCAGAATACATTAGGGACTGCATTAGTAGAGATATTAAATGAACCGAGGCTATTTTTTGCTGCAAATATAGTATCCTTTTCAGTGGTAGGTTTGCTGTTATATATAATAAAATATATTTTGTTATATAGAACCTATGGGAAGATGGTGCAGAGCAAAGCTAAAAACATCATTCTTTATATTTTGACGGTATTTTCCATGCTCTTTATCAATTATTATACCTTCATCTATCATGTAAGTAAAATGAATATATGGGTATCTGTCTTGCATTTTATACTGGTGGCGGTCTATATTATGATTTCTCTAGATTATACTTTTTTGGAAAAGGATTTTTATTATCAGAAAATCCTCTATCAAAATCAACAGGAATATTTGACAAGGACGGAAAATTTGCTCAATGACTATCGGGAATTAAAGCATGGATGGAAGGATTATCTGGCAGGGTTTTCTGGTTTTGTTTATGGGGAAGAGAAGGACTGGGAGGCTTTGGTAGCCTACTATGAATCGGTGGTGGAAAAGACCAAAGACTTAATCAAGGATTCCTTGTCTTGAATTTGAGGATACATTGGCTGCAATGGCTAAAAAATAAAGATCTGCAAGCATACAAATACAAAAAAAGAAAGTGAGAAGGGAAATGGAAAAAGAATTATGATGACAATAGACAATTTTCCCAGTGCGATAGTAATTGCCATGGAAGTTTTAATTTATATTAATGTTTTGAGACTATTTTTAAAAATACCTAAGAATAAATATATAAAATTGTACTTTTTGCTTTTCATTTCTACTGCTATAACAGTAATGATTCACAGCGAAATGCAATATCTTTATAACTTTAAAACAGCTATAGTGCTTACAACCTATGGATTGACTACAACTGCTTTATTAAAAACAACGATTCTTAAAACCATCTTCCTGGTATTTATCTATGCGGTTGTAGCACTATTGGGAAATGTTTTTGCTATTTTTATTATGGTGAGCACCTTAGGGGTCACAATGATAGAGATACAAAATGACACAAAGCTATTTTTTACTGCAAATCTGATATCCTTTGCGACGATTGCATTGTTGTTATATATACTAAAATATATATTATTATATAAAACCTATGGCAAGACAGTACAGGTGAAAAGTAAGAATATTGTGTTATATATTATAACCGTGTTTTCTATGCTGTTTATTAACTTTTATACCTTCCTCTACTATGCAAATGAAATGAATGTTTTGGTTTCTATCGTGCATATTATTCTGGTGATTGCCTATATTACCATCTCCTTAAACTATACCTTCTTAGAAAATGATTTTTACTATCAGAAAATCCTCTATCAAAATCAACAGGAATATTTGACGGTGATAGAAAACCTTCTCAATGGTTATCGGGAGTTGAAGCATGGGTGGAAAAACTATCTGACGGGGTTTTCCGGCTTTATCTACGGAGAAGAGCGGGATTGGGAGGCCTTGGTGGAATATTATGAATCGGTGGTGAAAAAAACCAAGCACTTAACCAAGGATTCTTTAACGGTGATGACCAAAATCAAGGACTATATCCTATTGGGGATGTTTATTGAGAGAATTAATGAAGCGGAGGCAAAAGAAATCAATATCAATATCAATATCAACGGTGAGGAAGTGAAGCTGGGGAAAGATTATGATTTTCAAATGGATTTAAACTTTATGCTGGGAAATTTTCTGGACAATGCCATCAGACATGCTGAAGAGGCAGAGATCCCTATCCTGTGGATTGAGATAGCCTGTGAAGAGGAGTATACCAATTTTGTCATTAAAAATACCTTCAAAAAGGAATCCATGGAGGAAAAACAACGCTTTGACGGGGGGCATGGCTTAAGGCTGGTGACAGAAAAGGTAAAAAAATATCCCTTTATTGTCCACAGCACCATTATTGATGGAGATCTTTTTATTCAAGAATTGATTATAGAAAAACAGTCAATAGGTAGTTTGACGTAAAAGCAACAGGTGTCTACATTAGACACCTGTTGCTTTTATGTTTGAATAGTGTGCTATAGGATTATTCTTCAATCATAGATTCTGGCATTTTAGCCTCCCTCAGTCCCCATGTTCCGCATCCATGTTGAATGGTGAAGATAAAGGCAAAAACACTTAGTAGACTAGCTAATGCAGTAAGTAAATTAGTTTTTTTCATTGGTTTCTCCTCCTTTTAATTGAAATAGCTTATACATCAAGGGAGTGGTAAAAAGGCTCTCCCCCAAAACCGACAGTGTAATCAGTGTCCCATAGGGATTTTTTGCATTGATGAAAGCAGCGATAAATAGCAGTGATGTTATAATCAATAGTTTTTTTCTCAATTTTTTTCTTAAAGTCATACTCCTTAAAGGTCGGGCTTCTGTAGCAGCTGGAGCATAGCGATAGAGAAGCCCTATACTTATGCCCCAAAGCAGCAACAGTACAACAAGGGGGAGGGGATAAAAAACCCCCATTAAGGTAATACCAAACAATACAATAAAACTACCAAATAAACAACCTAAGTCTGTTTTAAGATGCATGCCCCAGGCGTAAGCTCGAACCAAAGCATAGCTAACCTGAACGATTGCAAAGTAAATAATGAAATTGTCTATATAAAAACTTAAAAATACAGCTATAGAAAATAATACAACAAGTTTAGGAAAAGCAATAAAAAACGAAGCAAGTCCATATTCAATCCTGTCTAATTCTTTTTGCTCTTTATCTGGCAAATTTTCTTTTATAAAGGAATAAGTTAAATGCTGTGCTAATTTTTCAGGAAACGCCATAATGATTCACCTTCTAACAAAATATTTTAAAAAACCTCTAAATTCCCTATGACTAAATTTTAAGACAAAATGAATAAAGAGGAAAGGATTTATAGGTGAACTATCAAAAATTATCGGTGTAGCATCAAAACATAACAGTTTACCGAAATATTTTACAGATTACCGAAGTAGTAGTATGG
The sequence above is drawn from the Clostridium formicaceticum genome and encodes:
- the proC gene encoding pyrroline-5-carboxylate reductase — its product is MQQKIGFIGTGNMAGAMIKGLTNKFSEIYKHVYVTDKNLKKAEDMCKELHINLCENNIEIIKKAKILIIAVKPNVYGDVLQEIKDVITKEHIIVSIAAGISIKYIEGFFSQPIKIIRTMPNTPAFVGEGMTAITPNKEVTDEELDTVLSIFESIGKTDVIDEKLMDTVTAISGSSPAYVYLFIEALADGGVLQGLSREKAYTYAAQAVLGAAKMVLETGKHPGELKDNVCSPGGTTIEAVYTLEKNHFRGTIIEAMEACTEKARKMANNK
- a CDS encoding aspartate carbamoyltransferase regulatory subunit encodes the protein MLKVTSIQKGIVIDHISSGKGLKIFEKLSLDKIDTPVVLLMKVPSKKLGKKDIIKIQDYIDIDLTILGLIDPNITINIIENDRTIEKKAIEIPKKVSGLFKCKNPRCITCIDDYAEPEFTLVPNGKIQYKCNYCEELTEYRL
- the pyrB gene encoding aspartate carbamoyltransferase; the protein is MSLQGRHLIDPNDLTLEEIQRIIDLGLNIYHHPAQYAEICKGKILGTLFYEASTRTRLSFESAMLRMGGNVLGFSDAATSSVQKGESIADTIRVLDDYADILVMRHPREGAPKLASQYATVPMINGGDGGHQHPTQTLTDLITIQHYKGEIKNLKVAFCGDLLFGRTVHSLLKTLSRYPNISFVLISPPELKIPYHLKNDILQNHDVEIIETHCLETHMHEIDILYMTRIQRERFFNEEDYIKLKDSYILNKDKLEHAKEDLLVLHPLPRVNEISYDVDIDPRGKYFEQAKLGVYARMALMALLLGVVESC
- a CDS encoding ADP-ribosylglycohydrolase family protein; this translates as MYGLSLEELYNFLVEEADMPPFMEYNENINLVPASNVEYRDKIRGALVSLAIGDVYGSYLEGQLSREVEYINNFLKGDRYAVSLNITDDTEMTIMLAESLIIHQGFYPEDMANRFVRQSITQMGNTIKEFIYNYRDRKTPWYKSGVESAGNGAVMRCAPIALINYGDFISLKIMAGIQSAITHMDQMAIASSIAHGTAIAYLMNLPPFSLKEKEDLCKFIATCGKSIKGIETNVYRTRENNQIANLYTRLNIELMEAVQKDLDVDETRERWGSGAYVLESLPYGLLVFLNSPNDYEKILKQCLMARDTDTVASLALTLAGAYLGFNHIPKGYINKLKNLEEILALADRLFELSLKNRSNNPYRRMRENISESKSQDEIDKLMWKGIKYNKQEHYQQSVKYFEDLIVQHPEAKKNERIKLHIIEAYEGLGTKLLKEEAYEEALKYFKKALAYDLNHPIILCDLAITYLNLDDLNKAEKYARRSVEIAPEYEIGREVLEAITSIKRKS
- a CDS encoding LytR/AlgR family response regulator transcription factor, whose translation is MKIDFIVCEDNPKTRKTICDWLETYIDHKDIKLLVATSQPEEVLSFVTEDEATKICLLDINLNEKINGVALAEKIRNININTKIIFITAYAEWAVESLNRNIEPFAYLTKPLDRQTFDWHMKRLLKKIKELQDLQLHPNVGLIKLEAYGRTHYKKAEVITHIETHHKEGYLTVHTIQGEKIIHRSRLNDMLQLLNKIQPSIFVQCYKSTLVNPYYIESTDKKQGEIVLKNGIRLFMSRSREVQEEIDKRVMGENS
- a CDS encoding GHKL domain-containing protein gives rise to the protein MMTIDNFPSAIVIAMEVLIYINVLRLFLKIPKNKYIKLYFLLFISTAITVMIHSEMQYLYNFKTAIVLTTYGLTTTALLKTTILKTIFLVFIYAVVALLGNVFAIFIMVSTLGVTMIEIQNDTKLFFTANLISFATIALLLYILKYILLYKTYGKTVQVKSKNIVLYIITVFSMLFINFYTFLYYANEMNVLVSIVHIILVIAYITISLNYTFLENDFYYQKILYQNQQEYLTVIENLLNGYRELKHGWKNYLTGFSGFIYGEERDWEALVEYYESVVKKTKHLTKDSLTVMTKIKDYILLGMFIERINEAEAKEININININGEEVKLGKDYDFQMDLNFMLGNFLDNAIRHAEEAEIPILWIEIACEEEYTNFVIKNTFKKESMEEKQRFDGGHGLRLVTEKVKKYPFIVHSTIIDGDLFIQELIIEKQSIGSLT
- a CDS encoding accessory gene regulator ArgB-like protein, whose protein sequence is MAFPEKLAQHLTYSFIKENLPDKEQKELDRIEYGLASFFIAFPKLVVLFSIAVFLSFYIDNFIIYFAIVQVSYALVRAYAWGMHLKTDLGCLFGSFIVLFGITLMGVFYPLPLVVLLLLWGISIGLLYRYAPAATEARPLRSMTLRKKLRKKLLIITSLLFIAAFINAKNPYGTLITLSVLGESLFTTPLMYKLFQLKGGETNEKN